GCGACGGCACTTCGGTTTACATGACACAGGATATCGGAACTGCCGATATGCGCTTTAAGGATTATCCTATAGACAAGATGATTTATGTCGTTGGAAACGAGCAGAACTATCACTTCCAAGTGCTTTCAATCTTGCTTGACCGCCTTGGTTTCAAGTGGGGTAAAGAGCTTGTGCACTTCTCTTATGGTATGGTTGAACTGCCCAATGGCAAGATGAAGAGTCGCGAGGGTACCGTTGTAGACGCTGACGACCTTATTGCTGCAATGATTGATGATGCCCGCAAGACAAGCGATGAACTCGGCAAGTTCAAGGACATGACCGAGGAAGAGAAACAGAATGTGGCTCGCATTGTTGGTTTGGGTGCACTGAAATATTTCATTCTGAAAGTAGATGCCCGCAAGAACATACTTTTCAACCCGGAAGAGAGTATCGACTTCAATGGCAACACGGGGCCGTTTATTCAATACACCTATGCACGTATCCGCTCTATTCTGCGCAAGGCAGAGGCTGAAAACATTGCTGTTCCAACTACATTGAGCACCGATGCTCCGCTCAACGAGAAGGAAATTCAATTGATTCAGAAGCTCAACGAGTTTGGCGCTGCCGTTGAACAGGCCGGCAAGGACTATAGTCCGAGCGGTATTGCCAACTATTGTTACGAGTTGACCAAAGACTTCAACCAGTTCTATCACGATTATAGCATTCTCAATGCCGACACTGAAACCGAGAAGATTACGCGCTTGATGCTGGCCAAGAACGTTGCAAAGGTCATCAAGAACGGCATGGAACTGCTGGGGATTGAAGTACCGGAGCGAATGTAAAAGGCTTTTCCTTTTATGACTAAACACTATATCTATCAAACTACCGACACAGCAATGTATGACAAGCTGAAGCAATATGCCAAGGAAAACAAAATGTTCCTGACAGATGCAGAGCGTGCCCTATGGACTATATTGAAGTCAAAATCGTTAGGATGTAAGTTCCGTCAGCAGCATATTATCGGTGACTATATTGCGGATTTCGTGTCACTTCACTATCATTTAATCATTGAAATAGACGGCAAATACCATTTCAAAGGCGACCAACCGATAAATGACCAACTCCGAACCAACGACTTAAATCGTATGGGCTACCAAGTGTTGAGGGTCACAAACGATGAAGTTTTGCATTCCCCTTATCAGGTTGTCAACAAAATAAAACGAGCAATCATGAATAAAGAAAGCAAACCCCGGCCCCTCAAAAAAGAGGAGAGTACCTCCTTAACGGGCCAAAACAACCCCGAAAAGAATGCTGCGAGTTTGGTCTCCCCTCCTTTCGGAGGGGCCGGGGGAGGCTCCTTTCCCGAAGTGGAACGCAACGCTTGGGCTGTTGATGCAGCCTGTTCTGGAAATCCAGGGCCAATGGAATACCAGGCCATTGACTTGCAGACAGGGGCGAGGGTGTTTCATTTCGGCCCCATGCATGGCACAAACAATATTGGAGAATTCCTTGCTATCGTCCACGCCTTGGCTTTACTCGACAAACAGGGCGATAAAGAAAAAGTGATCTATTCGGACAGCTATAATGCCATTCTGTGGGTGCACAACAAGAAATGCAAAACAAAATTAGAACATACACCACAGACTGAAGCACTCTATCAGATTGTTGCCCGCGCCGAAAACTGGCTACGCACACACAATATCCAAACCCGCATCATCAAATGGGAAACCAAAAAATGGGGAGAGATACCTGCCGACTTCGGTAGGAAATAATGTCTGGTTAGCAAATATACTCCTACATTAGCAACGACAGTACAAGATGTAAAACACCGTTTTGTCATGAATTGACAGTTTGACAATCAAAGCTAAACCAGAACATTTTCTTATACATTATTTTATTTAAGCGTGGGTCTATATGCAAGGCTCACGCCTTTTGAATATACACGATTGCAGAATCTTTGTTTTAAATATACTTGCTTCTATTTTTCACTATTAACTTACATTAAGTTTTTATCAAGCAAGCTATTTGGAGACTTGCTTTTATTAAGTGAGTTTAAATCATACTATTTCATAAAAAACAATTAAAAGAAAATGAAAACAAAAACTATTTTCAAGTCAATGATGATGGCAGTATGCTGCCTTGGTATTGTAACATTAGCATCTTGCAAAGATGATAAGGATGACAACAAGGGGTTGAAGTTTAGTGTTGCTAAAGTGGAGGTTGCTCAAGGTGCTTCTGCCAAAGTCACCATTGGTAACGGAACACAGCCATACACGGCAAAGTCTACAAATGAGAAGCTTGCTACTGTCAAGGTTGATAAAAACATGATGACTGTTACGGGTGTGGCAGTAGGAAAAGCTTCCATTGTCGTTACGGATAAGAACAAAAAGACCGGCACGCTCTCTGTTAATGTGTTTGCTCCTGTGTCGTTTGATAAGCAGACGATAACTGTTCCTGCAGGTAAAGAGGGAGTGGTTGCCATCAAATCAGGCAAAGCTCCGTTTACAGTCAATGTGAAAGACAAGAACATTGCTACTGCCATGGAAAAGGATGGCAAGATTACTGTCAAAGGTGTTAAAGCCGGAACCACAACGATAACAGTTATGGATAAGGACAAAGCATCGGGCACATTCACTGTTACCGTGAAATAAACCGGAATTCTCATGACTCAGGAATAGGGAGGCTTCTCTTGCAGAACAGCTCCCTATCCTTTCATTCATCATTCATATTTATCATCAATATTCACACTGTCGTAATATCATCAAAAATAGGAGGAACTAAGATGAAACGTTTATTTTT
The nucleotide sequence above comes from Segatella oris. Encoded proteins:
- a CDS encoding RNase H family protein, with product MNKESKPRPLKKEESTSLTGQNNPEKNAASLVSPPFGGAGGGSFPEVERNAWAVDAACSGNPGPMEYQAIDLQTGARVFHFGPMHGTNNIGEFLAIVHALALLDKQGDKEKVIYSDSYNAILWVHNKKCKTKLEHTPQTEALYQIVARAENWLRTHNIQTRIIKWETKKWGEIPADFGRK
- a CDS encoding pilus assembly protein N-terminal domain-containing protein, with the translated sequence MKTKTIFKSMMMAVCCLGIVTLASCKDDKDDNKGLKFSVAKVEVAQGASAKVTIGNGTQPYTAKSTNEKLATVKVDKNMMTVTGVAVGKASIVVTDKNKKTGTLSVNVFAPVSFDKQTITVPAGKEGVVAIKSGKAPFTVNVKDKNIATAMEKDGKITVKGVKAGTTTITVMDKDKASGTFTVTVK